The following proteins are co-located in the Flavobacterium sp. CECT 9288 genome:
- a CDS encoding RsmD family RNA methyltransferase has protein sequence MRIISGKYKGRRISPPKGLPVRPTTDMSKEALFNVLNNHFNFENLKVLDLFAGTGNISYEFASRGSTPITSVDGDFGCVKFIKQVASEYDFNIAATKSDVFAYLEKCKTSYDIIFADPPYGLDQKTFERIVMLVFEKELLNEDGMMIIEHSKYTKLDHMMHFSFQKSYGGSIFSFFEIESEDEDDTKVISLNLEEE, from the coding sequence ATGAGAATCATATCCGGAAAATATAAAGGAAGAAGAATTTCACCTCCAAAAGGCCTACCTGTTCGACCTACGACAGACATGTCTAAAGAAGCATTATTCAATGTTTTGAATAACCATTTTAATTTTGAAAATCTCAAAGTATTAGATTTGTTTGCAGGAACAGGAAACATAAGTTATGAATTTGCTTCTCGTGGTAGTACACCCATAACTTCTGTTGATGGTGACTTTGGTTGCGTAAAATTCATTAAACAAGTTGCCTCTGAATATGATTTTAATATAGCTGCGACTAAAAGTGATGTGTTTGCTTATTTGGAAAAATGCAAAACATCTTATGATATCATTTTTGCAGATCCACCTTATGGATTAGACCAAAAAACATTCGAGAGAATAGTGATGTTAGTTTTTGAGAAAGAATTACTCAATGAAGATGGTATGATGATTATTGAACACTCTAAGTATACGAAGCTCGATCACATGATGCATTTTTCATTTCAAAAAAGTTACGGAGGATCTATTTTTAGTTTTTTTGAAATTGAAAGCGAAGATGAAGATGATACTAAAGTAATTTCTTTGAATCTAGAAGAAGAGTAA
- a CDS encoding DUF3822 family protein — protein sequence MDVIEKNYKKLSIQVSLTGLSFCCFDTLNDTVSSFNEVYFDAFPKTTKIEDLFANAFKNHSELSQKYDEILIIHNNNLATFVPALFFDEEALGSYLQYNTKVFETDFFAFDTLENHQMNTVYIPYVNINNFFIDHFGSFTYKHAHSILVSKLLELTKDKHHKKMFVHLNTGHFEIVVIENQKLIFFNSFDYKTPEDLIYYILFTAEQLGMNPEYFALEFIGKIDVESDFYTIVYKYIRNVSLIDVEDLRWNNYFSVAENRAHYILFNS from the coding sequence ATGGATGTAATCGAAAAAAATTATAAAAAATTATCTATTCAAGTTTCCTTGACTGGACTTTCTTTTTGTTGTTTTGATACCCTAAATGATACGGTTTCTTCATTTAATGAGGTATATTTCGATGCTTTTCCAAAGACAACAAAAATCGAAGATTTATTTGCAAATGCTTTTAAAAACCATTCGGAGTTATCTCAAAAATATGACGAAATTCTAATAATCCACAACAATAATTTAGCAACATTTGTTCCTGCTTTATTTTTTGATGAAGAAGCACTTGGTAGTTATTTGCAATACAATACTAAGGTTTTTGAAACTGATTTTTTTGCTTTTGACACACTAGAGAACCACCAGATGAATACGGTTTATATTCCTTACGTGAATATCAATAATTTTTTCATAGATCATTTTGGTTCCTTTACATACAAGCACGCACATAGTATTTTAGTATCAAAATTATTAGAATTAACAAAAGACAAACACCATAAAAAAATGTTTGTTCACCTTAATACGGGTCATTTTGAAATAGTAGTTATAGAAAATCAAAAACTTATATTTTTCAATTCATTTGATTACAAAACCCCTGAGGATTTAATTTATTATATTCTTTTTACTGCAGAACAGTTAGGAATGAATCCAGAATATTTTGCATTAGAATTTATTGGAAAAATAGATGTAGAAAGTGATTTTTACACAATTGTTTACAAATACATTCGAAACGTATCCCTTATAGATGTCGAAGATTTACGTTGGAACAATTATTTTTCTGTTGCCGAAAACAGAGCCCATTACATACTTTTTAACTCATGA
- a CDS encoding OmpA family protein yields MKKIALTLTVLALMTSCVSKKKFADLEAKNKETQDLLNTATVKLNSCLEEKAALAATAATLKEQNQGLISVSKDMTVLSTKGAENIEKALESIKEKDLKISRMQDALTKKDSVTLALVTSLKRSVGISDPDIEVNVEKGVVFISIADKLLFKSGSYEVTDQAKGVLEKVAKVVNDKPDFECMVEGHTDNVPYNGTGVLLDNWDLSVKRSTAIIRVLTNQLGVKPEQLIAAGRSSYIPLVANDTPENKSRNRRTRIVVLPKIDQFYEMIEKEMKNQKK; encoded by the coding sequence ATGAAAAAAATAGCATTGACCCTAACTGTTTTAGCCCTGATGACATCATGTGTTTCTAAAAAGAAATTCGCAGATCTAGAGGCTAAAAACAAAGAAACACAAGACTTATTAAACACTGCAACAGTAAAACTAAATTCTTGTTTAGAAGAAAAAGCAGCTCTTGCAGCAACTGCAGCAACCTTAAAAGAGCAAAACCAAGGTTTGATAAGTGTTTCTAAAGACATGACTGTTTTATCTACAAAAGGAGCCGAAAATATTGAAAAAGCCTTAGAATCAATCAAAGAGAAAGATTTAAAAATAAGCAGAATGCAAGATGCTTTAACTAAAAAAGACAGTGTAACTCTTGCTCTTGTTACTAGTTTAAAAAGATCTGTAGGAATCTCTGATCCGGATATTGAGGTAAATGTTGAAAAAGGAGTAGTTTTTATATCAATTGCTGATAAATTATTATTTAAAAGTGGTAGTTATGAAGTGACTGATCAGGCAAAAGGAGTACTTGAAAAAGTAGCTAAAGTTGTTAATGACAAACCTGATTTTGAATGTATGGTAGAAGGTCATACAGATAATGTACCTTACAATGGTACTGGAGTTTTACTTGACAATTGGGATTTAAGTGTTAAACGTTCTACAGCCATCATACGTGTATTAACAAATCAATTGGGTGTAAAACCTGAGCAATTGATAGCTGCAGGTAGAAGTTCATATATTCCGCTAGTTGCGAATGATACACCTGAAAATAAATCAAGAAACCGTAGAACTAGAATTGTGGTATTGCCTAAAATTGATCAGTTTTATGAAATGATTGAAAAAGAAATGAAAAATCAAAAGAAATAA
- a CDS encoding glycosyltransferase family 2 protein — protein MKIAVVILNWNGTKLLEQFLPSVVQFSKEATIYVADNASTDSSVSFVKQNYPEVVIIQNSGNFGFAKGYNEALQHLNADVYALINSDIEVTENWLQPILEIFEKDTNTAIIQPKILDYKRKDYFEYAGAAGGFIDKYGYPFCRGRLFETLEKDLGQYNDHTSIFWASGACFFIRSEVYKELKGFDGDFFAHQEEIDLCWRAFNKGYGIQYCSQSVVYHVGGATLQQGNPLKTFLNFRNSLLMLTKNLPKNQLFPILFTRMILDGIAGVQFLTQGKGKHFLAILKAHAAFYTLFRKNFAKRDTVQVDRYYNKKSIVYHYFIEKRHVFW, from the coding sequence ATGAAAATAGCCGTTGTTATCCTTAATTGGAATGGAACCAAATTATTAGAACAATTTTTGCCCTCAGTAGTACAGTTTTCAAAAGAAGCGACTATATACGTTGCAGATAATGCATCAACCGATTCATCTGTTTCTTTTGTAAAACAAAATTATCCTGAGGTTGTGATTATTCAAAATTCTGGTAATTTTGGGTTTGCAAAAGGTTATAACGAAGCACTTCAACATTTAAATGCCGATGTATATGCGCTAATCAATTCTGATATTGAAGTAACTGAAAACTGGTTGCAACCAATCCTTGAAATATTCGAAAAAGATACAAATACCGCCATTATCCAACCCAAAATACTAGATTATAAAAGAAAAGATTATTTTGAGTACGCGGGTGCCGCGGGTGGATTTATTGATAAGTATGGCTATCCTTTTTGCCGTGGAAGGTTATTTGAAACTCTAGAAAAAGATTTAGGTCAATATAATGATCACACATCTATTTTTTGGGCTTCAGGTGCATGTTTCTTCATTAGAAGCGAAGTATATAAGGAACTAAAAGGCTTTGATGGAGATTTCTTTGCTCATCAAGAAGAAATTGATTTATGTTGGCGTGCTTTCAATAAAGGATATGGCATACAATATTGTTCTCAATCTGTTGTATATCATGTAGGTGGTGCAACGTTACAACAAGGAAACCCCTTAAAAACATTTTTGAATTTTAGAAACTCCTTATTGATGTTAACGAAGAACTTACCTAAAAATCAATTGTTTCCTATTCTATTTACAAGAATGATACTTGACGGAATTGCTGGAGTTCAATTTCTAACTCAAGGAAAAGGAAAACATTTTTTAGCCATACTTAAAGCTCACGCCGCGTTTTATACCCTTTTTAGAAAAAATTTTGCAAAACGAGATACTGTACAAGTAGATAGGTATTATAATAAAAAAAGTATTGTTTATCATTATTTCATTGAAAAACGGCACGTTTTTTGGTAA
- a CDS encoding type I restriction enzyme HsdR N-terminal domain-containing protein, giving the protein MQILNFPHYTFRFKNSENKTAIFDVIRKKFIILTPEEWVRQHVVRFLLEQKEYPLSLINVEKVLKVNGLRKRYDVVVYNTDGTIDILVECKAPKIQIAQVTFDQIAQYNMTLQAKFLMVTNGLNHYFCQMDFENEKYQFLKDLPNYGQL; this is encoded by the coding sequence ATGCAAATTCTCAATTTTCCACACTACACTTTTCGGTTCAAAAATAGCGAAAATAAAACAGCTATTTTTGATGTTATTCGTAAAAAATTTATAATTCTTACACCTGAGGAATGGGTAAGGCAGCATGTAGTTCGGTTTTTATTGGAACAAAAAGAATACCCCCTTTCTTTAATAAATGTTGAAAAAGTTTTAAAAGTCAATGGCTTACGCAAAAGGTACGATGTTGTTGTTTACAATACTGACGGTACCATTGATATCCTTGTAGAATGTAAAGCCCCCAAAATTCAAATAGCACAAGTTACATTTGACCAAATAGCGCAATACAATATGACATTACAAGCCAAATTTTTGATGGTAACCAATGGATTGAATCATTACTTTTGCCAAATGGATTTTGAAAATGAAAAATATCAATTTCTGAAAGATTTGCCCAATTACGGGCAACTTTAG
- the holA gene encoding DNA polymerase III subunit delta: MDEVIKIVNDIKSGSIKPIYLLMGEESYYIDKLSDFIEEKVLSDEEKGFNQTVLYGRDVTVEDVVATAKRYPMMADRQVVIVKEAQDLNRTFDKFEAYADNPMLSTVLVLCYKYKTVDKRKKVTKLIAKNGLVFESKKLYENQVGDWIKRVLSGKKYMIEPKATAMLVEFLGTDLSKINNELEKLQIILPVGSTITPQHIEDNIGFSKDYNVFELRKALGERNQLKAYKIAENFAQNPKENPMVVTTSLIFGFFIQLLKYHGLKDKNPKNVAAVIGVNPFFMKEYDVALKNYPMKKVSQIVGALRDIDVKSKGVGANAISQSDLLREMLFKIFN; this comes from the coding sequence ATGGACGAAGTCATAAAAATTGTAAATGATATTAAAAGTGGTTCTATAAAACCCATTTACCTTTTAATGGGTGAGGAGTCTTATTATATTGACAAACTCTCAGATTTTATTGAAGAAAAAGTATTGTCTGATGAAGAAAAAGGATTCAATCAAACCGTTTTATACGGACGAGATGTAACAGTTGAGGATGTGGTGGCTACTGCAAAACGATATCCTATGATGGCGGACCGTCAAGTTGTAATTGTAAAAGAAGCTCAAGATTTAAATCGAACGTTTGATAAATTTGAAGCTTATGCAGATAACCCAATGCTTTCAACCGTTTTAGTATTGTGTTATAAATACAAAACTGTTGACAAACGAAAAAAAGTAACCAAACTTATTGCGAAAAACGGATTGGTTTTCGAGAGTAAAAAATTATATGAAAACCAAGTAGGCGATTGGATTAAGCGTGTACTCTCTGGCAAAAAATACATGATAGAGCCTAAAGCTACAGCAATGCTCGTAGAGTTTTTAGGTACTGATTTGAGTAAAATAAACAATGAATTAGAAAAGTTGCAAATTATTTTACCCGTTGGGAGTACAATAACGCCCCAACATATTGAGGATAATATTGGTTTTAGTAAAGATTATAATGTGTTTGAACTTAGGAAAGCACTTGGGGAGCGCAATCAGTTGAAAGCATATAAAATAGCTGAAAACTTCGCCCAAAATCCAAAGGAAAACCCCATGGTGGTGACCACGAGTTTAATATTTGGATTTTTTATACAGCTATTAAAATATCATGGTTTAAAGGATAAAAACCCAAAAAATGTGGCAGCCGTAATAGGTGTGAATCCATTTTTTATGAAAGAATACGATGTTGCTTTGAAAAATTATCCAATGAAAAAAGTGAGCCAAATAGTTGGAGCACTTCGAGATATTGACGTCAAAAGTAAAGGAGTCGGTGCAAATGCAATTTCACAATCGGATTTATTACGAGAGATGCTTTTTAAAATATTCAATTAA
- a CDS encoding CAL67264 family membrane protein has product MNKNTILGWATLIMILMGLLLIALGAFRYDDVAGWGFAAVGIGFLANAWVFSSLKGRL; this is encoded by the coding sequence ATGAATAAAAATACAATCTTAGGTTGGGCAACACTCATTATGATTTTAATGGGATTATTGCTTATTGCTCTGGGCGCGTTTCGATATGATGATGTTGCTGGATGGGGATTTGCAGCAGTAGGAATTGGATTTTTAGCAAATGCTTGGGTGTTTAGTTCGCTAAAAGGCAGGTTGTAA
- the ettA gene encoding energy-dependent translational throttle protein EttA translates to MSDDKKVIFSMQKLSKTYQGADKPVLKNIYLSFFYGAKIGILGLNGSGKSSLLKIIAGVDKNYQGDVVFQPGYTVGYLEQEPILDDSKTVLEIVQEGAAETMAVLAEYNQINDLFGLEENYSDPDKMDKLMDRQAALQDKIDALGAWEIDTKLEIAMDALRTPDGDTPIKNLSGGERRRVALCRLLLQQPDVLLLDEPTNHLDAESVLWLEQHLAQYSGTVIAVTHDRYFLDNVAGWILELDRGEGIPWKGNYSSWLDQKSSRMALEEKVASKRRKNLERELDWVRQGAKGRQTKQKARLQNYDKLLNEDQKQLDENLEIYIPNGPRLGTNVIEAKNVAKAFGDKLLYDNLNFTLPQAGIVGIIGPNGAGKSTIFKMIMGEQATDSGSFSVGETVKIAYVDQSHSNIDPNKSIWENFADGQELIMMGGKQVNSRAYLSRFNFGGGEQNKKVSMLSGGERNRLHLAMTLKEEGNVLLLDEPTNDLDVNTLRALEEGLENFAGCAVVISHDRWFLDRICTHILAFEGDSEVYYFEGGFTEYEENKKKRLGGDLTPKRLKYRKLIRN, encoded by the coding sequence ATGTCAGACGATAAAAAAGTAATATTCTCAATGCAAAAATTGAGTAAAACCTACCAAGGTGCAGATAAACCAGTACTTAAAAATATTTACTTGAGTTTCTTTTATGGCGCCAAAATAGGTATATTAGGACTTAATGGTTCTGGAAAATCATCACTTTTAAAAATTATTGCAGGTGTAGATAAAAATTATCAAGGCGATGTTGTTTTTCAACCAGGTTATACGGTAGGATACTTAGAGCAAGAACCAATATTAGATGATTCTAAAACCGTTTTAGAAATAGTTCAAGAAGGTGCAGCAGAAACCATGGCTGTTTTAGCAGAATACAATCAAATCAACGATTTGTTTGGACTTGAAGAAAACTATTCTGACCCAGATAAAATGGACAAATTGATGGATCGTCAAGCGGCTTTGCAAGACAAAATTGATGCGCTGGGAGCTTGGGAAATTGACACTAAATTAGAAATCGCTATGGATGCCTTGCGTACTCCTGATGGTGATACTCCAATTAAAAATCTTTCTGGAGGTGAGCGTCGTCGTGTGGCTTTGTGTCGTTTGTTGTTGCAACAACCAGACGTTTTGCTTTTAGATGAGCCAACCAACCACTTGGATGCTGAGAGCGTTCTTTGGTTAGAGCAGCATTTAGCACAATATTCAGGAACAGTAATCGCTGTAACGCACGATAGATATTTCCTTGATAATGTAGCTGGTTGGATTCTAGAGTTGGATAGAGGAGAAGGTATTCCGTGGAAAGGAAATTATTCTTCTTGGTTAGATCAAAAATCAAGCAGAATGGCACTTGAAGAAAAAGTAGCTTCAAAACGCAGAAAAAACTTAGAGCGTGAGTTGGATTGGGTTCGTCAAGGTGCCAAAGGCCGTCAAACCAAACAAAAAGCACGTTTACAGAACTACGATAAATTGTTAAACGAAGATCAAAAACAATTAGACGAAAACTTGGAAATTTACATTCCAAATGGGCCGCGTTTGGGAACTAATGTTATTGAAGCAAAAAATGTTGCTAAAGCTTTTGGAGACAAATTATTATATGACAATCTAAACTTTACGTTACCACAAGCTGGAATTGTTGGTATTATCGGACCAAACGGAGCTGGTAAGTCTACTATTTTCAAAATGATAATGGGTGAACAAGCTACAGATAGTGGTTCTTTTTCTGTTGGTGAAACTGTAAAAATTGCTTACGTAGATCAATCGCATTCGAATATAGACCCAAATAAATCCATCTGGGAAAATTTCGCTGATGGTCAGGAACTAATCATGATGGGTGGAAAACAAGTAAATTCTAGAGCATATTTGTCTCGTTTCAATTTTGGAGGTGGCGAACAAAACAAAAAAGTTTCGATGCTTTCAGGTGGAGAACGCAACCGTTTACACTTGGCAATGACTTTAAAGGAAGAAGGAAATGTACTTTTACTGGATGAGCCAACCAATGATTTGGACGTAAATACGTTAAGAGCATTAGAAGAAGGTTTAGAGAATTTTGCTGGTTGTGCTGTGGTAATTTCCCACGATAGATGGTTCTTAGATAGAATTTGTACCCACATTTTAGCTTTTGAAGGCGACTCTGAAGTGTATTATTTCGAAGGAGGTTTTACTGAATACGAAGAAAATAAAAAGAAACGTTTAGGTGGTGATTTAACTCCAAAACGTTTAAAATATAGAAAATTAATTCGCAACTAA
- a CDS encoding thiol-disulfide oxidoreductase DCC family protein has translation MQDLPKNKKIILFDGICNLCDTSVQLIIKHDTKDIFRFVALQSALGQEITNYLGIDSQKMDSIILYHPGVAYYYKAEAVFEIAKELGGVFTFARILGFFPVSFSKIAYDYVAKNRYKWYGKKESCMMPTETLKSKFLS, from the coding sequence ATGCAGGACCTTCCAAAAAATAAGAAAATAATACTCTTTGATGGCATTTGCAATTTGTGTGATACTTCAGTACAACTTATTATAAAGCATGATACAAAGGATATTTTTAGGTTTGTAGCTTTACAATCTGCTTTAGGTCAAGAGATCACTAATTATTTAGGAATTGATTCGCAAAAAATGGATAGCATCATCTTGTATCATCCAGGAGTTGCTTACTATTACAAAGCAGAAGCAGTATTTGAAATTGCCAAGGAATTAGGAGGAGTATTTACTTTTGCCCGTATTTTAGGATTTTTCCCTGTTTCATTTAGTAAAATTGCTTATGATTATGTTGCAAAAAACAGATACAAATGGTACGGTAAAAAAGAAAGTTGTATGATGCCTACAGAGACTCTTAAATCAAAATTTTTAAGTTAA
- a CDS encoding DNA mismatch repair protein MutS codes for MISITEKTLQDLQFPTVLETISSICNTDIGKEKALEITPFKDKETLMQALLQTSEYVSSFQNNNAIPNHGFEAISHEIKFLAIEDSFLEVGSFRKIASLSSTVNFLLQFLKKFEDYYPNLNLRANQVELTKDIITMIDDVVDKYGEIKDNASPDLLNIRRSMNAVRGKVNQSFGTALTHYNSLGYLDDIRESFVQNRRVLAVLAMYRRKVKGSIMGSSKTGSIAYIEPEATLQYSRELSNLEYEEKEEITRILKLLSNQIRPFLPLLVEYQDFLSDIDVIAAKAKYANKINGILPNITEDRRLYFRDAFHPILYLNNKQKNEITHPQTIELEQENRIIVISGPNAGGKTISLKTVGLLQLMLQSGMLIPVHERSETFLFDRILTDIGDNQSIENHLSTYSYRLKNMNYFLKKCNRKTMFLIDEFGTGSDPELGGALAEIFLEEFYHREAFGIITTHYSNLKILANELPFATNANMLFDEKTLEPLYKLVLGQAGSSFTFEVALKNGIPFSLINRAKKKIEVGKVRFDKTIATLQKERSKLEKTSQTLKEEESKAREEGKKMENINVKIKQKLESYQELYDSNQKTIYIGQKIEDISEKYFNNKNKKELLGEFLKIIEIENSKRKKATAKETKAQIEKKKEVIQEVTVQVEEIRKEKKEKKQKVVVEKPKPVLKVGDRVRMFDGKAIGTIDSIEKNKATVNYGVFTSKASLDVLEFVEAGKK; via the coding sequence ATGATCTCCATTACCGAAAAAACATTACAAGATTTACAATTTCCAACTGTACTAGAAACAATATCTTCTATTTGCAATACTGATATTGGAAAAGAAAAAGCACTTGAAATAACTCCTTTTAAAGACAAAGAAACTTTGATGCAAGCTTTATTGCAAACCTCAGAGTATGTATCGTCTTTTCAAAATAACAATGCCATCCCAAATCATGGTTTTGAAGCCATATCACACGAAATCAAATTTCTTGCTATTGAAGATAGTTTTCTTGAAGTAGGTAGTTTTAGAAAAATTGCAAGCCTTTCGAGTACCGTAAATTTTTTATTGCAATTTTTAAAAAAATTCGAAGACTATTATCCAAACTTAAATCTTAGAGCTAATCAAGTAGAATTGACCAAAGACATTATCACTATGATTGACGATGTGGTTGATAAATACGGCGAAATAAAAGACAATGCTTCTCCAGATTTATTGAATATCCGTAGAAGTATGAATGCGGTGCGCGGAAAAGTAAATCAGAGTTTTGGAACAGCACTGACACACTATAATTCGTTGGGTTACCTAGATGACATTAGAGAGAGTTTTGTGCAAAACAGAAGAGTTTTGGCTGTTCTGGCCATGTACCGCCGAAAAGTAAAAGGCTCTATCATGGGAAGTTCAAAAACGGGTAGTATTGCGTATATTGAACCCGAAGCAACTTTGCAATATTCCAGAGAATTGAGCAATCTAGAATATGAAGAAAAAGAGGAAATAACCCGAATTCTAAAACTTTTATCCAATCAAATCAGACCTTTTTTGCCTTTATTAGTTGAGTATCAAGATTTCTTAAGTGACATCGATGTTATTGCTGCAAAAGCCAAATATGCCAATAAAATAAACGGAATTCTTCCAAATATTACTGAAGATCGCAGATTGTATTTTAGAGATGCTTTTCATCCTATTTTATATCTAAATAACAAGCAAAAAAACGAAATAACACATCCACAAACCATTGAGTTAGAACAAGAAAATAGAATTATTGTAATTTCAGGACCTAATGCTGGTGGAAAAACCATCTCATTAAAAACTGTTGGTTTATTGCAATTGATGTTGCAATCTGGCATGTTGATTCCCGTACACGAGCGCAGTGAAACCTTCTTATTTGACAGAATCCTTACCGATATTGGAGACAATCAATCTATTGAAAATCATTTAAGTACGTATAGTTATCGATTAAAAAACATGAATTACTTTCTGAAAAAGTGCAACAGAAAGACTATGTTTTTAATTGATGAATTTGGAACTGGATCTGATCCTGAATTAGGAGGTGCTTTGGCTGAAATTTTCTTAGAGGAGTTCTATCACAGAGAAGCTTTTGGTATAATCACAACCCATTATTCGAACTTGAAAATTCTTGCGAATGAATTGCCCTTTGCAACGAATGCCAACATGCTTTTTGACGAGAAAACACTTGAACCGTTATATAAATTAGTTCTGGGTCAGGCAGGAAGTTCCTTTACATTTGAGGTTGCACTCAAAAACGGAATTCCTTTTAGCTTGATTAATCGCGCCAAAAAGAAAATTGAAGTTGGTAAAGTACGATTTGATAAAACCATTGCCACCTTACAAAAGGAACGCTCTAAGCTTGAAAAAACGTCGCAAACGCTAAAAGAAGAAGAAAGCAAAGCACGTGAAGAGGGCAAAAAAATGGAAAATATCAATGTAAAAATCAAGCAAAAACTGGAAAGTTACCAAGAGTTGTACGATAGCAATCAAAAGACCATTTATATTGGACAAAAGATTGAAGACATTTCTGAAAAGTATTTCAATAACAAAAATAAAAAAGAATTACTGGGTGAGTTTTTGAAAATTATTGAAATTGAAAATTCTAAGCGTAAAAAAGCAACTGCTAAAGAAACAAAAGCGCAGATTGAAAAAAAGAAAGAAGTCATCCAAGAAGTAACCGTTCAGGTGGAAGAAATTCGAAAGGAAAAGAAAGAGAAAAAACAAAAAGTAGTTGTTGAAAAGCCAAAACCAGTGCTAAAAGTAGGTGATCGTGTGCGTATGTTTGACGGAAAAGCCATTGGAACGATTGATAGTATCGAAAAAAACAAAGCCACAGTCAATTATGGTGTTTTTACTTCAAAAGCAAGCTTAGACGTTTTAGAATTTGTAGAGGCAGGAAAAAAGTAA
- a CDS encoding nuclear transport factor 2 family protein, giving the protein MDPITIIQGQLDAYNKQDLELFLSFFSDNIEIYTFPNELLYTGIQNMRDYYENAWKLNPNQKAIVNERMFLDNTVIDKELVIGRANGIDINVIAIYTIKDNIIIKVFFIRQ; this is encoded by the coding sequence ATGGATCCAATTACCATCATTCAAGGACAACTAGACGCATACAACAAGCAAGATTTAGAGTTGTTTTTAAGTTTTTTTTCAGACAATATTGAAATATATACTTTTCCAAATGAGTTACTTTACACAGGAATCCAAAATATGAGAGACTATTATGAAAATGCTTGGAAACTTAATCCAAATCAAAAAGCTATTGTAAACGAAAGGATGTTTCTTGACAATACAGTAATAGACAAAGAACTTGTGATTGGGAGAGCAAATGGTATTGACATAAATGTTATAGCAATTTATACAATTAAAGACAATATCATCATTAAAGTGTTTTTTATTCGACAATAG